Below is a genomic region from Rhodospirillales bacterium.
CGCAGACCGGCACCGGCAAGACCGCCGCGTTCGTGCTGCCGATGATCGAGATTTTATCGCAGGGCAAGGCCAAGGCGCGCATGCCGCGCACCCTGATCCTGGAGCCGACGCGCGAACTCGCCGCCCAGGTCGCCGAAAACTTCGTCATCTACGGCAAGTACGCCAAGCTCTCCAAGGCGCTGCTGATCGGCGGCGAATCCCTCGACGACCAGGTGCGGGTCATCGACCGCGGCGTCGACGTGCTGATCGCGACCCCGGGCCGCCTGCTCGATCTGTTCGAGCGCGGGCGCCTGCTGCTCACCGACGTCAAGATCCTGGTGATCGACGAGGCCGACCGTATGCTCGACATGGGCTTCATGCCCGACGTCGAGAAGATCGTGAATCTGTTGCCGCGCATGCGCCAGACCCTGTTCTTCTCGGCGACCATGCCGCCGGAAATCCGCCGGCTCGCCGACAAGTTCCTGATGAACCCCAAGGAAATCACGGTGGCGCCGCCCGCCAGCACCGCCGAGACCATCACCCAGGGCTTGGTCGTGGTCGCGCACGAGGACGGACGCGGCCCCGGGGTCGGGCATCGCGAGAAGCGCGCCGCGCTGCGCGCGCTCATCAAGCGCGAGAACGTCCGCAACGCGCTGATCTTCTGCAACCGCAAGCGCGACGTGGCGGTGGTTTATAAATCCCTGCAACGCCACGGCTTCAACGTCGGGCAACTGCACGGCGACATGTCCCAACCCGCGCGCAACGAAATGCTGGCGCGCTTCAAGGCGGGCGAGGTCACGCTGCTGGTGTGCAGCGACGTCGCCGCTCGCGGCCTCGATATCGAGGACATGAGCCACGTCTTCAATTTCGACGTGCCGATCCATTCCGAGGATTACGTGCACCGCATCGGCCGCACCGGGCGAGCCGGGCGCCAAGGCCATGCCTTCACCATCGCCGTGCCCGAGGATGCCGAGCACGTCGAGGCGATCGAGAAGCTGATCGGCAAGCCGATCCCGCGTCTCGCGATCGAAGGGTTTGCCGCCGCTGCCTTCGCCGCCGGCGAAGGGCGCGCGCACGGCGGCCACCGCGAAGAGCGCGGGCGCGGCGGACGGGGACGCGGCGGTCGCGGGCGCGGACGCGATCGTGGACATGGACGCGATCATGGGCGGGGACATGAGCGCCGCCCCGAAGCGTCGCGCGCTCATCAAGATGCGCCCAAGCCTGAACATCGTCCTGAACAGCGCCCTGAACACCGTTCCGAACGCCGTCCCGAACAGCGGGCGGGCGAAACGAAGCCGGTCAAGAGCTTCGGCGATCACATGCCGGCGTTCCTGCGCCAGAAATAAGAGTGGGTGCCTACCGTCACTCGGCCGCCAGCGTCGCCGCGGGCGCGTCGCCGCGCGCGCCATAGATGTTGATGTATTTCAGGCAAATCACCCGCAGGCACGACGCCAGGTTCTTGTCGTTGGCGACCAAGCATTGGTCGTGGATGAGTTCGATGGTTTCCGGCAGCGTTCGCTTCGCGTCGCGCGCCATTTCCTCCAGTACGCTCCAATAGGCCCGCTCCAGGCTGATGGTGGTGCTGTGGCCGTGGATGCGGAAGCCGCGCTTCTGCGGGATGAATTCGTTGATCTGGTCGGTGGTGCAGGCGCTGAGCATGTGGCCCAGCGCGCCCTCGACCTCCAGAAAAATCGCCATGACGCCCTGCCTTTCCCCGCGGAATTCAACTTCTTAACCTACGGGAGCGGAACCGGAGACTTCAATACCCCGCCTGTTGGCAATAAATACTACCCCTCGTCCTTGGACCAACGTACGATTTCGGCCAAGTAACCCGCGATTTTCGCCCATGGACCTGTTCCGCAAGACTCTCGATCCGGTGATCGCGCTCGCGGCAATCGCCGTGCTCGATATCTTCTTGTTCCTGCTGATCGGCTCGTGGACCGTGGGCGGCGGCGAGACGATGATGACCGGCCTGATCGCGCGCGGCATCATGGGCGACGCCATCGAACGCATCCCGTTCTGGAACCTGGTGTTCGTGCCCGACGCCGGTTACTGGAAAATCTACATCAGCCTCGGCATGTTCTTCGGCGCCCTGGTCGGCGCGATCGCCAGCAAGGAATTCTATCTGCGCTTTCCGCGCCGCCTGTCCGAATGGGTGATGATCACCATCGGCGGGCTGCTGATGGGATTCGGAATCCGCTTCGCCTTCGTCTGCAACGTCTCGACCTTCTTCGGCCTGACGCCGGAAATGAACCTGGGCGGCTACCTGGCGGTGATCGGCATTCTCGCCGGCGCCTGGGTCGGCTCGCTCGTCTACAAGAAACTGCTCGAGGGCTAGCGCATGAGCGTCGTCGGGGAATGCCTGGTCGCCTTCGTCTTCGGCAGCGTCGTCGGCCTGCTGGTGCAGCGCTCGCGCTTCTGCAACACCGCCGCGCTGCGCGATGCCATGCTGTTCAAGAGCTTTCGCAACACCAAGGCGCTGCTGATCGCGATGATGATCCTGAGCGTCGGCTTCACCCTATTCATGACCTTCGGCCAGGGCCATCCGATGGAATTCGACGTCGGGATCAACTCGATCATCGGCCTCTTCCTGTTCGGACTCGGCATGGTGCTGGCCGGTGCGTGCACGGTGTCGACCTGGGTCAAGGCGGCCGAGGGCAACGTCGGCGCGGCCTGGGCGCTGCTGTTCACCTTCGTCGGCATGTTCCTCTTTTCGCTGGTGTGGTCGGTGACCTACTGGCCGCCGGCGCCGGCGAGCATGACCGGCCAGCCGAACCTGGAGGCGCTCCAGTTCGGCCAGGCCAACGCCGCCACCCTGCAGAAGAACCTCGGCATCCCGGCGGTGGTGTTCGGGACCATCCAGGCGCTGATCCTGTTCGCCATCTACCGCGCCATCCGCCGAAAGGAAGACGCCCAGCAGCTCAAGCACGACGCCACCGTCGCCGCCCACGCGACGGCCGCGCCCGCCGGCAAATCCGGCCGCGCCGCGGCCGAGTGAATCGAGAGGAAAGGAAAGCCCCATGTCCCTCTTCGGCTTCAAGGGCCATAAGGAAACCGCCGCCACCGCCGCGGTCGGCCGGATCACCCTCGCCGACGGCCGAACGGTCGCCATCGCGCGCCAAGTGGATTGCATCGGCGATTCCTGTCCGCGCCCGCAGTTGATGACCAAGAAGGCGCTCGGCCAATCCAGCCCCGGCGAGGTGGTCGAAGTGCTGGTCGACAACCCGACCTCGGTCGAGGCGCTGCCGCCGCTGTGCGCCGAACTGGGCGCGACGCACCTGGAAACGCGCAAGGCCGAGCGCTGCTGGCAGGTTTTCATCCGCAAGGATTGACGGAGACATCGACATGCACGGCGCGATCCAGATGCGTATTTTCGTCGGTGCGGTGGTGCTGCTGAGCGCGGCCGTGCTGGCGTACATTTACGCCTTTCCGCCGCCTTCCATGCGCGTGAGCCGCGACGGGGTGCCGCACTTCACGCCGCCCACGGTTCATCCCGAAACCGGCGAGGCGATCGAGGTCGACCGGCTGGTGCGCCATTTCAAGGGAGTGAAGCCATGACCTTCGATCTGCCGACCGTTCTGCTGCTGGTCGCGTGCCCGGTCGCGTTCTACGTCATGTACGTCAGCCTGCTGCACGACAGCCTCTAGACAGCACCATGGATCGCGCCAGCCTGATCTTCTGCGTCGTCGCCCTGTTCGCCTCCGTGGCAATCAGCGCCGCCGGTTACGCCGTGTTCGCGCTGCCGGGCGAAGTCGCCGCCGCCGCGCGCACGCCGACCCCGGCCGAACGCCTGGGCGAGATCGATCTCGGCGCCGGCTTCGGCAGGGTCTCGGTGCTCGACCTGATGGGCTACTACATGGAAAACCCCCCGGTCGCGGCGGCGCCGGGCGCGGCGCCCGCCAAAGCGCGCCGGTTCGGCGGATGCTGAGGCCATGCGCCGTCCGGCCGCCCTCGCCCTCGGCTTCGCGCTCTCCGTCCCGGCGGCGCACGCGAGCGACTTTTCCTACGTCCGCGACGCGGCGCCTCGGCTCGACGCGGGCGCGGTGGTGGTCGATTCCCGGCCGCTCGCGCTTTGCCAAAAAGGCAGCCTGAAGGGCGCGCGCTGCCTGCCGGCGAGCGATCTGCTCGGACCGCACCGCCGCCTTCCCAACCTGTTCGACATCCGCTGGGCGTTGGGCGCCATCGGCTTGAACGGGACGGAGACCGTGCTGGTGGCGGGCGACGAGCCGACCGCGCGCGATTTCGTGGCCGGGCTTCTCTATCTCGCGGGCCAGCGCGAAGTCGCCGTCTTGCGCGCGCCGTTCGGCCGGGATTCCAGCCATGCCGCTCCGGGCATCGGCCGGAGCCTCACCCGGGAAAGCATCTA
It encodes:
- a CDS encoding DEAD/DEAH box helicase, producing MSFSDLGLGDLVLNAVRDAGYTTPTPIQAQAIPVVLMGRDVLGCAQTGTGKTAAFVLPMIEILSQGKAKARMPRTLILEPTRELAAQVAENFVIYGKYAKLSKALLIGGESLDDQVRVIDRGVDVLIATPGRLLDLFERGRLLLTDVKILVIDEADRMLDMGFMPDVEKIVNLLPRMRQTLFFSATMPPEIRRLADKFLMNPKEITVAPPASTAETITQGLVVVAHEDGRGPGVGHREKRAALRALIKRENVRNALIFCNRKRDVAVVYKSLQRHGFNVGQLHGDMSQPARNEMLARFKAGEVTLLVCSDVAARGLDIEDMSHVFNFDVPIHSEDYVHRIGRTGRAGRQGHAFTIAVPEDAEHVEAIEKLIGKPIPRLAIEGFAAAAFAAGEGRAHGGHREERGRGGRGRGGRGRGRDRGHGRDHGRGHERRPEASRAHQDAPKPEHRPEQRPEHRSERRPEQRAGETKPVKSFGDHMPAFLRQK
- a CDS encoding sulfurtransferase TusA family protein — protein: MSLFGFKGHKETAATAAVGRITLADGRTVAIARQVDCIGDSCPRPQLMTKKALGQSSPGEVVEVLVDNPTSVEALPPLCAELGATHLETRKAERCWQVFIRKD
- a CDS encoding ribbon-helix-helix domain-containing protein; the encoded protein is MAIFLEVEGALGHMLSACTTDQINEFIPQKRGFRIHGHSTTISLERAYWSVLEEMARDAKRTLPETIELIHDQCLVANDKNLASCLRVICLKYINIYGARGDAPAATLAAE